The window CGATGAGCTGACGGTTGATAAAAGTGTGATAAAGATAAACAAGCTTACCCTGACAGATATCCGGGGCAACCATGCCGTGGCCGAAGGTACAGTCGACTTAAATAATATATCCAACCCAACGCTTGATTTAACTGTGAAGGCCACAAACTTTATGGCACTAAACACTACTTTTAAAGACAATCATATTTATTACGGGACGGCCTACGGTACAGGTACATTTACCTTTACGGGCCCAACTGATAATATGAATATTGACATAAAAGCCAGCACGGAAGAGGGAACGGTATTTAATATCCCGCTGAACACATCGTCTACAGCCAGTGATTATGACTTTATAAGGTTCGTTGGACATAACGATACCACAAAATATATAGAATCGATTAACGCATTTAAAGGTGTAACGCTGAACCTTGAACTGAAGGTTGACGAAAAATCGCTGGTGAAAATTGCTACGGATTATGGGCGATTGGAAGGCCGGGGTATAGCCAACAACCTTAAGCTGAACATTAACAGCCTGGGCGACTTTGAAATGCTGGGCGATTTCCAGATCACATCAGGTAAGTTTGAATTTACCGCTAAAGATTTTATTAGTAAAAACTTTACAGTTGACCAAGGGGGTACCATCCGCTGGACAGGTAACCCCGGCAATGCCGATATTAACCTGAAAGCCATTTATGAAGTACGTACAGATGTGGCCAACCTTTACCAGGCGGCGGGTTTACAACTGCCATCGGGTAACCAGCAAAAACTGGTGCAGGCTGAGCTGATTTTGACACACACCCTGCTACAGCCAAAAATTGATTTTGATTTCACTTTTCCAACCGATCCATCCATTAAAGACGACCTGGCTACTTATTTAACAGATGAAAGTAACCGTAACCAGCAAGCGTTAAGCTTAATTATACGCCGGCAATTTGCTACGGGCACTGGCAGCAATTTAACCAACCAGGTAGCGCAGACAGCCGAACAGGCACTAAGCGAATTTGCATTTAATAAGATCAATACCTTTATATCGCAATCAAATATTAAGAATGTGGATATCAACATCCGTTCTACCAGCGATGCCAGTGCCACATTTCGCTTTTTTAACGACAGGCTGGTTTTAAACGGCAGCCTTTACAGCACCTCGGGTACCAATAATATTTTTGGTAATAACTCGGCCAGTTTCTTTAGTACGGATATTAATAACTTTACGAAGGATTTTGAGGCCGATTACCTGCTGCGGGCTGACGGACGGCTGCGGGCTAAATATTCTTACCGGGTATTGAATAGTACCACCCTGTCTTTATATAACCCCTTAAGTGTACAGTATGTAAACGGCATAGGATTGGTTTACCAGCGGGATTTTGACACTTTTGGCGAATTTTTCAGGGCTTTGTTCCACGGCCGCCGCCGTTCAACCAATAGCGGGGCAACAGGCACAACTACTACGCCTAATACAGATGCCGATAACCAGGACGAGAGGGATTAATAAACCAAGTTGCGGAATAGTTTTATTGCCATTGGCTTCAGTCAACGGAACAGAGGAGTAAACAAAATGGCGTTAGCTCAATAATATAATGGTAACATGTGGCTAAAGCCATTTAATAGGGGAGCAATATAACCGGCCCATAAATGGGGCGGCAATGAATTACTCCAACATTTTACCCCCTGTAAATTGAGTTAATTACCTTGCTTTTGCATAATAGCGTGGTCCATTTTGTCACGCTTGGTTTTCAGGTAACTCTCGTTATGCGGGTTAGATGCTATTTCAATGGGAATATTTTCCACCACTTCTAAACCATAGCCAATAAGGCCAGCGCGTTTTTTAGGATTATTTGTTAACAGGCGCATTTTAGATATGCCCAGGTCGCGCAATATCTGCGCCCCCACGCCATAATCACGTTGATCCATTTTAAAGCCTAATTGCAGATTGGCCTCAACAGTATCAAAGCCATTTTCCTGTAAGTGGTAAGCTTTTAGTTTATTGATCAACCCTATGCCGCGGCCTTCCTGGTTCATGTAAATAATTGCGCCCTTGCCTTCCTTCTGGATAATTTCCATAGCCTTATGCAACTGCGGCCCGCAATCGCACCGGCATGAGCCAAAAATATCACCTGTAACGCACGAACTATGTACACGTACCATAACAGGTTCATCGGGTTCCCAGGTACCTTTTACCAGCGCCAGATGATTTTCCCCCGTATCGTTCTGCGTAAACGCTATCATATCAAATTCGCCCCATTCAGTCGGCATTTTTACGGCAACTTCTTTAGTAACCAGGCTTTCCGTACGCAGGCGATAGGCTATTAGTTCTTCAATAGAAATAATAACCAGGTTATGTTCTTTAGCCAGTTCTATCAGGTCGGGCAGGCGGGCCATTTCGCCGTCTTCCTTCATAATCTCGCATATCACACCGGCTGGCTCAAACCCGGCCATTACAGGCAGGTCAATAGCAGCCTCGGTATGCCCCGCACGGCGCAGTACGCCGCCATCTTTAGCAATAAGCGGGAAAATGTGTCCCGGGCGGCCAAGTTCAGCAGGGTCAAGGTTTTCGTCAATCAATGCCAAACAGGTTTTAGAACGGTCGGATGCTGATATACCGGTAGTGCAGCCATGTCCCAGCAGGTCGACAGATACAGTAAAAGCTG of the Mucilaginibacter boryungensis genome contains:
- a CDS encoding bifunctional 3,4-dihydroxy-2-butanone-4-phosphate synthase/GTP cyclohydrolase II, which translates into the protein MLNTIEEAIAAIKDGKTIIVVDDESRENEGDFLTAARNATPETINFMAKYGRGLVCAPITQSRAQKLGLEPMVMQNTSSHETAFTVSVDLLGHGCTTGISASDRSKTCLALIDENLDPAELGRPGHIFPLIAKDGGVLRRAGHTEAAIDLPVMAGFEPAGVICEIMKEDGEMARLPDLIELAKEHNLVIISIEELIAYRLRTESLVTKEVAVKMPTEWGEFDMIAFTQNDTGENHLALVKGTWEPDEPVMVRVHSSCVTGDIFGSCRCDCGPQLHKAMEIIQKEGKGAIIYMNQEGRGIGLINKLKAYHLQENGFDTVEANLQLGFKMDQRDYGVGAQILRDLGISKMRLLTNNPKKRAGLIGYGLEVVENIPIEIASNPHNESYLKTKRDKMDHAIMQKQGN